The Clostridium beijerinckii genomic sequence TCTTTAACAATTCTCCAAAATGATATAGTTTATGGAACAACTCCTTTGCCTGAAGCTTTAGGAAATTTATCACATAAAGTGTGCAAGCCTCTGAGCAATTTTATTGAATTAGTGGTTAATAGATTACTAAAAGGGAATGTAGAAAGCGTATATGAAGCAGCATTAGAGGAGTTTGAAGTGTTGGAAAATGAATTTTATCTTGAACGTGATGACAGAAAGATAATGTCAGATTTTTTTAAGTCTCTTGGAGAATCAGGTGTTTATGGACAAGAAAAAATATTCTTATTGGCGATTGAAGGAATAAAAATAAATCTAAGTGATGCAGAGGAAAATGCAAAGAAGAATACAAAGCTTTATAGATATCTTGGAGTATGTTTGGGAGCAATGATAATCATATTTATGATATGAGGTCATTATAAATAATTTATAATAGCTAAAATAATTATACTAAATAAGGATTGGAGGAAGATAAATGCATGATATAACTATACTTTTTAAAATTGGAGGAGCTGGGATACTTTTAGTAGTATTAGATAAGGTTCTTACTAGCAGTGGAAAAGGTGAGATTGCAGCTATAACAAATATTGCAGGAGTTGTAATAATTCTGCTTATGATAGTTTCGATCATAGGGGATTTATTTAGTACTGTTAAAACTATGTTTGTAATGTAGGGATGCAGATTATGTTAATAGTAAAAATTGTAGGCATAGCGTTTATAACATTATTTATTATGCTATTATTCAAGCAATCTAAAAATGAATTAAATACATTCCTTGTTCTAACTGCGGGTGCATTAATTCTTCTTATTATGATAGAGCCACTTAGACAAGTGATAGACTTTGTAAAAGAAATTGCAGATAAAGCCAATATTGATATGGTCTATATTGGAATAGTACTCAAGATTTTGGCTATAGCATATATAGCATCATTTTCAAGTGCATTATGTAAGGATGCTAATGCCGATAGCCTTGCGACTCAAATAGATTTATCAGGTAAAATAATGATTTTAGTACTAGCAATTCCGATACTTATGGCAGTATTAAATTCTATATTGCAGATAATGTAGGTGTTTATATATGAAGATGATAAAAAGAGTTACGTTTATAGTATTAATGAGCCTTATGATTAACATATTTATTTCGGCTGTGACAGGTGATTCTTTTATTGAATCGAGAACTATTTATGCGGCAGAAGTAAATAATAAAGTTGATATTGAAACAGGTAATAACACAAACTTTTATGATAAGAATAAAAGTAAACAATCTTCTGAAAATGAAGTTAACATAGATGAATTAGGGGGAAGTGCGAAAGAAGAAATTAATTCGCTATATGAATATATAAGCAAAATGAAAACAGATGTTGAGCTCATGAATAATTTAAATCCAGTTGAATATGTCAAAACTTATATCAAAGAAGGTAAAGGGAATCTTTCAATTGATACACTTCTAAAAGCAGCATTAAGCATAATATTTAAAGAAGTGAAAAGTGTATTATCTTTAGTAATATCAATAGTTACAATAGCAATAATATGTTCACTACTAAAAAATCTACAAGATGCATTTTCAGGTGAAAGTATATCCCAAGTAGCATTTT encodes the following:
- the spoIIIAB gene encoding stage III sporulation protein SpoIIIAB, coding for MLKLILIVCIFIISTYIGFAYGETFKKRQEQLKEILKSLTILQNDIVYGTTPLPEALGNLSHKVCKPLSNFIELVVNRLLKGNVESVYEAALEEFEVLENEFYLERDDRKIMSDFFKSLGESGVYGQEKIFLLAIEGIKINLSDAEENAKKNTKLYRYLGVCLGAMIIIFMI
- the spoIIIAC gene encoding stage III sporulation protein AC — protein: MHDITILFKIGGAGILLVVLDKVLTSSGKGEIAAITNIAGVVIILLMIVSIIGDLFSTVKTMFVM
- the spoIIIAD gene encoding stage III sporulation protein AD gives rise to the protein MLIVKIVGIAFITLFIMLLFKQSKNELNTFLVLTAGALILLIMIEPLRQVIDFVKEIADKANIDMVYIGIVLKILAIAYIASFSSALCKDANADSLATQIDLSGKIMILVLAIPILMAVLNSILQIM